The Streptomyces sp. R28 region CCTCGCGCACCGCGCGGGTGCCGTCCGGGTGGTCGTCGGTGTCGGTGACCTCGATGGCGAGGGTCGTCGTGGTCTGGGTGAAGTCGGTGGTGGAGCTGGAGCGCAGGAGCTTGCCGCCGTCGATGACGACGACGTGGTCGCAGGTGCGCTCCAGTTCGCCCAGGAGATGCGAGGTGACCAGGACCGAGATGCCGAAGTCGGTGTGGATGCGGCGGATGAGGCCGAGCATCTCGTCGCGGCCGACCGGGTCGAGGCCGTTGGTCGGCTCGTCCAGGAAGACCAGCTGCGGGTCGTGCACCAGGGCCTGCGCCAGCTTCACGCGCTGCTTCATGCCGGTCGAGTAGCCCCCGATGGGGCGATAGCGCTCCTCATAGAGACCGACGTGGCGCAGCGTGTCCGCGGTGCGCTCGCGCGCGGCGGCGGGGGGCAGGCCGGACATGCGGGCCATGTGCACGACGAACTCGGTGGCCGAGACGTCGGGCGGCAGACAGTCGTGCTCCGGCATGTATCCGACGCGCTCGCGGATGGCACCGCCCTTGGTGGCGACATCGAGGCCGAGCACGGCGGCGCGGCCCTCGGTGGCGGGGGACAGACCCAGCAGGATCTTGATCAGTGTGGACTTGCCGGCTCCATTGGCTCCGACGAGTCCGGTCACACCGGGCCCGACGTCCACGGAGAGCCGGTCAAGCGCGGTCACCCTGGGGAACCGCTTGCTCAGGCTTTCGGTCGCGATCACAGTCACGCTTCGAAGGTAGTGACACGGACCACGCCGGTCGTCACCCCGCAGAGCTGTATCGGGGTCAGACTCCAGGACTACGGGGCCCTAGGGGTCACCCCTGAGTCGAACAACGCGACCCTGGTTTTCCACATCGGCGTGGTTTTCCACAGCCCGAGACCCGCCTATTGACGCAGCCTCTAACAACTGTCACATTCACCAGTGTCAAGTTACGGGCACGTACCGCAGTCAGTGTGGACAAGTGGGGCGGTGGCATGACTACGGCAGTGACAGGCGAACTCCGTGCGGATTCCGCGGAATTGCGTGGGTTCAGGCAGGTCCAGCGACTGGCGTACGAGTGCGCGGAGGCCGTCGCGGCGCGGCTGGAGCCGGGCATCACCGAGCGCGAGGCGGCGCGTATGCAGCGCGAGTGGCTGCGTGAGCGCGGTGTGCGGGACTGGTTCCATCTCCCCTTCGCCTGGTTCGGGGATCGCACGGCGTTCGTGAACTTCCGCATCCCGCTGCAGTTCTTCCCCACCAACCGCCGACTGGAGCCCGGGATGCCGTTCATCCTGGACATGGCCCCGGTGTACGACGGCTACACGGCCGACATCGGCTACTCGGGCTCACTCGGCATCAACCCCGTACAGGACAAGCTGATGGCCGACCTGGAGGCGCATCGCGAGCTGATCCTGCGCCAGGTGCGCGAGCGGCGGCCGCTGCGGGAGATCTACGAGGACGTGGACCGGCTCATGGTCCGCCAGGGCTACGCCAACCGGCACCGCGCCTATCCCTTCGGCGTGATCGCGCACAAGGTCGACAGGGTCGAGCGGCACCGTTGGTCGGCGCATGTGTTCGGGTTCGGCGCCCAGTCCCTGAAGGGCCTGGCGAGCGACGCGCTGCACGGGCACCGCGAGGGCTGGTCCCCGCTGTGGTCGCCGTACCGCTTCTCCGACCACCCGCCGCAGCCGGGCCTGTGGGCTGTCGAACCCCACCTGGGCTTTCGGGGGACGGGCGCGAAGTTCGAGGAGATCCTGGTCGTCACCGACTCCGTGGACCCCGAGGAGAGCGCCTTCTGGCTGGACGACGATCTGCCGCATGTGCGGCGTTGGGCGGAGGAGAAGTGACGGTGCCGGTGACTCTTCAGAGCGCGCGTGAGCGCCGGGTGCGGACCGGCGGGGTCGAGCTGTGCGTCGCCGAGCTGGGCGACCCCGGGCAGCCGACGGTGATCCTCGTGCACGGCTATCCGGACAGCAAGGAGGTGTGGTCCGAGGTCGCGCCGCGGCTGGCCGACCGCTTCCATGTCGTGCTGTACGACGTCCGGGGCCACGGCCGCTCGACGGCACCGAAGCCGCTGCGGGGCGGCTTCACGCTGGAGAAGCTGACGGACGACTTCCTGGCCGTCGCGGACGCGGTCAGCCCGGACCGGCCCGTGCATCTGGTGGGGCACGACTGGGGCTCGGTGCAGTCCTGGGAGTTCGCCACCGTCAAGCGCACCGAGGGCCGGATCGCCTCCTTCACGTCCATGTCCGGCCCGTCCCTGGACCACTTCGGACACTGGATCAGCAACCGGATCAAGCGCCCCACCCCGCGCCGGGTCGGCCAACTCCTCGGCCAGGGCGCCAAGTCCTGGTACGTCTATCTGCTGCACACACCCGTGCTGCCCGAACTGGCCTGGCGCGGCCCCCTCGGCAAGCACTGGCCGAGGCTGCTGGAGCGCTTCGAGAAGGTGCCCGGCGGCGGCTATCCGACCTCGTCACTGCCGACCGACGCGGCGCACGGGGCATGGCTGTACCGCGACAACGTCCGCTCCCGGATGCGCCGTCCGCGCACGGACGCGTACGCGCACGCGCCCGTACAGCTCATCACGCCGCTCGACGACGCCTTCCTGTCGGAGAAGCTCTACGACGAACTGGAGCAGTGGGTTCCGCAGTTGACCCGGCGCACCCTCCCGGCGAAGCACTGGATCCCGCGCACCCGCCCCGACCAACTCGTGGCCTGGATCACGGAGTTCGTGACATCCGTGGAAGGCGGGCGGCCGGACTGCGTGACGGCGACCGGGAAGTACGCAGACCGCTTCGGCGGGCAGCTCGTCCTGGTCACCGGCGCCGGCAGCGGCATCGGGCGGGCGACGGCGTACGCGTTCGCCGAGGCCGGCGCGCGCGTGGTGGCCGTCGACCGGGACGCCGAGGCCGCGTCCCGCACCGCCGAGATGTCCCGTCTGATCGGC contains the following coding sequences:
- a CDS encoding ABC transporter ATP-binding protein, whose amino-acid sequence is MIATESLSKRFPRVTALDRLSVDVGPGVTGLVGANGAGKSTLIKILLGLSPATEGRAAVLGLDVATKGGAIRERVGYMPEHDCLPPDVSATEFVVHMARMSGLPPAAARERTADTLRHVGLYEERYRPIGGYSTGMKQRVKLAQALVHDPQLVFLDEPTNGLDPVGRDEMLGLIRRIHTDFGISVLVTSHLLGELERTCDHVVVIDGGKLLRSSSTTDFTQTTTTLAIEVTDTDDHPDGTRAVREALHARGVDVLDGSGGLPGAGHILLLTAQGDETYDLVRDVVADLGLGLVRMEQRRHHISEVFTDSEHSSEAQRKEAVGHGG
- a CDS encoding M24 family metallopeptidase, with protein sequence MTTAVTGELRADSAELRGFRQVQRLAYECAEAVAARLEPGITEREAARMQREWLRERGVRDWFHLPFAWFGDRTAFVNFRIPLQFFPTNRRLEPGMPFILDMAPVYDGYTADIGYSGSLGINPVQDKLMADLEAHRELILRQVRERRPLREIYEDVDRLMVRQGYANRHRAYPFGVIAHKVDRVERHRWSAHVFGFGAQSLKGLASDALHGHREGWSPLWSPYRFSDHPPQPGLWAVEPHLGFRGTGAKFEEILVVTDSVDPEESAFWLDDDLPHVRRWAEEK
- a CDS encoding SDR family oxidoreductase, yielding MTLQSARERRVRTGGVELCVAELGDPGQPTVILVHGYPDSKEVWSEVAPRLADRFHVVLYDVRGHGRSTAPKPLRGGFTLEKLTDDFLAVADAVSPDRPVHLVGHDWGSVQSWEFATVKRTEGRIASFTSMSGPSLDHFGHWISNRIKRPTPRRVGQLLGQGAKSWYVYLLHTPVLPELAWRGPLGKHWPRLLERFEKVPGGGYPTSSLPTDAAHGAWLYRDNVRSRMRRPRTDAYAHAPVQLITPLDDAFLSEKLYDELEQWVPQLTRRTLPAKHWIPRTRPDQLVAWITEFVTSVEGGRPDCVTATGKYADRFGGQLVLVTGAGSGIGRATAYAFAEAGARVVAVDRDAEAASRTAEMSRLIGAPAAWAETVDVSDEQAMEKLAEKVATEYGVVDVLVNNAGIGLSGSFFDTTPEDWKKVLDVNLWGVIHGCRLFGKQMAERGQGGHIVNTASAAAYQPSKALPAYSTSKAAVLMLSECLRAELAGQGIGVTAICPGLVNTNITSTAHFAGVDAEEEKRRQKKSARLYGLRNYPPEKVADAILRAVVRGEAVVPVTPEARGAYLMSRFTPRALRRIARLEPPL